The Athene noctua chromosome 11, bAthNoc1.hap1.1, whole genome shotgun sequence genome has a segment encoding these proteins:
- the LOC141964426 gene encoding 40-kDa huntingtin-associated protein-like isoform X1, with protein MLSAAAAGGSGPGGAGGSGPGLGGDGDFLSRYRLVSAKLRRRFLRKPNVAEAAEQFAALARELRAQESLPYAAWCQLAVARCAQSLFHGPAEAAALAEAARLFLRQERDLRQRLGLRGGFGEHVAAAQSCGAFAARLHLERGQPALAAGLCLELAAALRDTGRPARAAAALQRAAELLAAARLPLEALRCLAERASCLLLGRDYAGALAALTRAQALAGAGLGGGGAAAGGAFLDVLARCEVSRVLLLLLLQPPPAKLLPEHARTLEQYCWEAAEGGAGPGPGGGAGTGGGLPPAASYLPAELFLLLQSAVLACQEKDAEALKALQAELWPLLSAEQNHLLHLVLQEMLSPAGQGL; from the coding sequence ATGCtgtcggcggcggcggcgggcggctccggccccggcggggcgggcggctccgggccggggctcggcggggacGGGGACTTCCTGTCGCGGTACCGGCTGGTGTCGGCCAAGCTGCGGCGGCGGTTCCTGCGGAAGCCGAACGTGGCGGAGGCGGCGGAGCAGTTCGCGGCGCTGGCGCGGGAGCTGCGCGCCCAGGAGAGCCTGCCCTACGCGGCCTGGTGCCAGCTGGCCGTGGCGCGCTGCGCCCAGAGCCTGTTCCACGGGCCCGCCGAGGCGGCCGCCCTGGCCGAGGCGGCGCGGCTCTTCCTGCGCCAGGAGCGGGACCTGCGGCAGCGCCTGGGGCTGCGCGGCGGCTTCGGCGAGCACGTGGCGGCGGCGCAGAGCTGCGGCGCCTTCGCCGCCCGCCTGCACCTGGAGCGGGGGCAGCCGGCGCTGGCGGCCgggctgtgcctggagctggcggcggcgctgCGCGACACGGgccggcccgcccgcgccgccgcggccctGCAGCGGGCGGCCGAGCtgctggcggcggcgcggctgccCCTGGAGGCGCTGCGCTGCCTGGCCGAGCGcgcctcctgcctgctgctgggccGCGACTACGCCGGCGCGCTGGCGGCGCTGACGCGGGCGCAGGCGctggccggggccgggctgggcggcggcggggccgcggccggcggcgccTTCCTGGACGTGCTGGCGCGCTGCGAGGTGTCgcgggtgctgctgctgctgctgctgcagccgccGCCCGCCAAGCTGCTGCCCGAGCACGCCCGGACGCTGGAGCAGTACTGCTGggaggcggcggagggcggcgcggggccggggcccgggggcGGCGCCGGGACGGGCGGCGGGCTGCCGCCGGCGGCGAGCTACCTGCCGGCCGagctcttcctgctgctgcagtccGCCGTGCTGGCGTGCCAGGAGAAGGACGCGGAGGCGCTGAAGGCGCTGCAGGCCGAGCTCTGGCCGCTGCTGAGCGCCGAGCAGAACCACCTGCTGCACCTGGTGCTGCAGGAGATGCTCAGCCCCGCCGGGCAGGGCCTCTGA
- the LOC141964426 gene encoding 40-kDa huntingtin-associated protein-like isoform X2 has product MLSAAAAGGSGPGGAGGSGPGLGGDGDFLSRYRLVSAKLRRRFLRKPNVAEAAEQFAALARELRAQESLPYAAWCQLAVARCAQSLFHGPAEAAALAEAARLFLRQERDLRQRLGLRGGFGEHVAAAQSCGAFAARLHLERGQPALAAGLCLELAAALRDTGRPARAAAALQRAAELLAAARLPLEALRCLAERASCLLLGRDYAGALAALTRAQALAGAGLGGGGAAAGGAFLDVLARCEVSRVLLLLLLQPPPAKLLPEHARTLEQYCWEAAEGGAGPGYLPAELFLLLQSAVLACQEKDAEALKALQAELWPLLSAEQNHLLHLVLQEMLSPAGQGL; this is encoded by the exons ATGCtgtcggcggcggcggcgggcggctccggccccggcggggcgggcggctccgggccggggctcggcggggacGGGGACTTCCTGTCGCGGTACCGGCTGGTGTCGGCCAAGCTGCGGCGGCGGTTCCTGCGGAAGCCGAACGTGGCGGAGGCGGCGGAGCAGTTCGCGGCGCTGGCGCGGGAGCTGCGCGCCCAGGAGAGCCTGCCCTACGCGGCCTGGTGCCAGCTGGCCGTGGCGCGCTGCGCCCAGAGCCTGTTCCACGGGCCCGCCGAGGCGGCCGCCCTGGCCGAGGCGGCGCGGCTCTTCCTGCGCCAGGAGCGGGACCTGCGGCAGCGCCTGGGGCTGCGCGGCGGCTTCGGCGAGCACGTGGCGGCGGCGCAGAGCTGCGGCGCCTTCGCCGCCCGCCTGCACCTGGAGCGGGGGCAGCCGGCGCTGGCGGCCgggctgtgcctggagctggcggcggcgctgCGCGACACGGgccggcccgcccgcgccgccgcggccctGCAGCGGGCGGCCGAGCtgctggcggcggcgcggctgccCCTGGAGGCGCTGCGCTGCCTGGCCGAGCGcgcctcctgcctgctgctgggccGCGACTACGCCGGCGCGCTGGCGGCGCTGACGCGGGCGCAGGCGctggccggggccgggctgggcggcggcggggccgcggccggcggcgccTTCCTGGACGTGCTGGCGCGCTGCGAGGTGTCgcgggtgctgctgctgctgctgctgcagccgccGCCCGCCAAGCTGCTGCCCGAGCACGCCCGGACGCTGGAGCAGTACTGCTGggaggcggcggagggcggcgcggggccggg CTACCTGCCGGCCGagctcttcctgctgctgcagtccGCCGTGCTGGCGTGCCAGGAGAAGGACGCGGAGGCGCTGAAGGCGCTGCAGGCCGAGCTCTGGCCGCTGCTGAGCGCCGAGCAGAACCACCTGCTGCACCTGGTGCTGCAGGAGATGCTCAGCCCCGCCGGGCAGGGCCTCTGA
- the TRMT2B gene encoding tRNA (uracil-5-)-methyltransferase homolog B isoform X2, producing the protein MALSCALRLPHWHLRPSSTLLSSLPSRDFSLPTEKKTAAKWKEKKKAREGCSLPGSSWEERLANVVTPLWRLPYPEQLQVKYQNQKKILQTLASHLEELGIDAQKLGGLCCPLRPVVPSPVVSGYRNKSTFSVNQGPDGNPKTVGLYVGTGRGQNIVCVKADHMENIPPKHKQVAQCYEEFIRHSPLDPCILFHEGGHWRELVVRTTSCGHTMAIVTFHPQELGQEALATQKALLKEFFTCGPGAVCALTSLYFQESTMTRCSHEQSPFQLLHGEPHIFEELLGLKFRISPDAFFQVNTGGAEVLYQAVRELSQAGGDTILLDICCGTGTIGLSLAHQVSKIIGIEVVEKAIEDANWNAAFNGISNCEFHSGKAEVVLPQLLSSWEDARPLVVVVNPSRAGLHYRVVRAIRNCKSIRRLLYISCKPEGEAMRNFLELCCPPDPGKKLSGEPFVPTLAVPFDMFPHTVHCELVLLFTR; encoded by the exons ATGGCTCTGTCCTGCGCGTTGAGGCTACCGCACTGGCACCTTCGCCCTTCAAGCACACTCCTGAGCAGCCTGCCCAGTCGGGACTTTAGCCTGCCAACAGAGAAGAAGACAGCAGCAaagtggaaggagaagaaaaaggccAGGGAGGGCTGCAGCCTGCCAGGTTCCTCGTGGGAGGAGAG GTTAGCTAATGTGGTGACTCCACTGTGGAGACTTCCCTATCCAGAGCAGCTGCAG GTGAagtatcaaaaccagaagaaGATTTTGCAGACACTGGCATCTCATCTTGAGGAGCTGGGCATAGATGCGCAGAAACTTGGTGGCCTCTGCTGTCCTCTCCGGCCTGTAGTCCCTTCG CCTGTCGTTAGTGGATACCGAAACAAATCTACTTTCTCTGTGAACCAAGGACCAGATGGAAACCCCAAAACTGTGGGGTTGTATGTGGGAACCGGCAGAGGTCA AAATATTGTCTGTGTGAAAGCTGACCACATGGAGAACATacccccaaaacacaaacaagtAGCCCAG TGCTATGAGGAGTTCATCCGTCACTCCCCGCTGGACCCCTGCATCCTCTTCCATGAAGGCGGACACTGGCGGGAGCTTGTGGTGCGCACCACCAGCTGCGGCCACACCATGGCTATCGTCACCTTCCACCCCCAAGAGCTGGGCCAA GAGGCACTGGCTACTCAGAAAGCATTGCTTAAGGAGTTCTTCACATGTGGacctggagcagtctgtgccttgACTTCACTTTATTTCCAAGAGAG CACCATGACACGCTGCTCCCACGAGCAGTCCCCGTTCCAGCTCCTTCATGGGGAACCACACATCTTTGAAGAACTGCTCGGCCTGAAGTTCCGCATCTCTCCAGATGCCTTTTTCCAAGTAAACACAGGTGGAGCAGAAGTTCTGTACCAGGCAGTCAGGGAGCTGAGCCAGGCTGGTGGGGACACCATCCTCCTCGACATCTGCTGTGGAACGG GCACAATTGGTCTATCTCTGGCTCACCAAGTCTCCAAGATTATTGGTATTGAGGTGGTGGAGAAGGCAATAGAGGATGCCAACTGGAATGCAGCATTCAATG GAATTTCAAACTGTGAGTTTCACAGTGGAAAGGCAGAGGTCGTGCTACCACAGCTCCTGTCGTCGTGGGAGGATGCCCGACCCCTCGTTGTTGTGGTGAACCCATCGCGGGCTGGGCTCC ATTACAGGGTTGTGCGAGCTATCCGGAACTGCAAGTCCATCCGAAGGCTGCTCTACATCTCCTGCAAGCCAGAGGGTGAAGCCATGAGGAACTTTCTTGA GCTGTGCTGCCCACCTGACCCAGGGAAGAAGCTGTCAGGAGAGCCATTTGTCCCCACGTTGGCTGTACCTTTTGACATGTTTCCTCATACTGTTCATTGTGAGCTGGTGCTTCTGTTCACCCGCTGA
- the TRMT2B gene encoding tRNA (uracil-5-)-methyltransferase homolog B isoform X1 yields MALSCALRLPHWHLRPSSTLLSSLPSRDFSLPTEKKTAAKWKEKKKAREGCSLPGSSWEERLANVVTPLWRLPYPEQLQVKYQNQKKILQTLASHLEELGIDAQKLGGLCCPLRPVVPSPVVSGYRNKSTFSVNQGPDGNPKTVGLYVGTGRARNIVCVKADHMENIPPKHKQVAQCYEEFIRHSPLDPCILFHEGGHWRELVVRTTSCGHTMAIVTFHPQELGQEALATQKALLKEFFTCGPGAVCALTSLYFQESTMTRCSHEQSPFQLLHGEPHIFEELLGLKFRISPDAFFQVNTGGAEVLYQAVRELSQAGGDTILLDICCGTGTIGLSLAHQVSKIIGIEVVEKAIEDANWNAAFNGISNCEFHSGKAEVVLPQLLSSWEDARPLVVVVNPSRAGLHYRVVRAIRNCKSIRRLLYISCKPEGEAMRNFLELCCPPDPGKKLSGEPFVPTLAVPFDMFPHTVHCELVLLFTR; encoded by the exons ATGGCTCTGTCCTGCGCGTTGAGGCTACCGCACTGGCACCTTCGCCCTTCAAGCACACTCCTGAGCAGCCTGCCCAGTCGGGACTTTAGCCTGCCAACAGAGAAGAAGACAGCAGCAaagtggaaggagaagaaaaaggccAGGGAGGGCTGCAGCCTGCCAGGTTCCTCGTGGGAGGAGAG GTTAGCTAATGTGGTGACTCCACTGTGGAGACTTCCCTATCCAGAGCAGCTGCAG GTGAagtatcaaaaccagaagaaGATTTTGCAGACACTGGCATCTCATCTTGAGGAGCTGGGCATAGATGCGCAGAAACTTGGTGGCCTCTGCTGTCCTCTCCGGCCTGTAGTCCCTTCG CCTGTCGTTAGTGGATACCGAAACAAATCTACTTTCTCTGTGAACCAAGGACCAGATGGAAACCCCAAAACTGTGGGGTTGTATGTGGGAACCGGCAGAG CAAGAAATATTGTCTGTGTGAAAGCTGACCACATGGAGAACATacccccaaaacacaaacaagtAGCCCAG TGCTATGAGGAGTTCATCCGTCACTCCCCGCTGGACCCCTGCATCCTCTTCCATGAAGGCGGACACTGGCGGGAGCTTGTGGTGCGCACCACCAGCTGCGGCCACACCATGGCTATCGTCACCTTCCACCCCCAAGAGCTGGGCCAA GAGGCACTGGCTACTCAGAAAGCATTGCTTAAGGAGTTCTTCACATGTGGacctggagcagtctgtgccttgACTTCACTTTATTTCCAAGAGAG CACCATGACACGCTGCTCCCACGAGCAGTCCCCGTTCCAGCTCCTTCATGGGGAACCACACATCTTTGAAGAACTGCTCGGCCTGAAGTTCCGCATCTCTCCAGATGCCTTTTTCCAAGTAAACACAGGTGGAGCAGAAGTTCTGTACCAGGCAGTCAGGGAGCTGAGCCAGGCTGGTGGGGACACCATCCTCCTCGACATCTGCTGTGGAACGG GCACAATTGGTCTATCTCTGGCTCACCAAGTCTCCAAGATTATTGGTATTGAGGTGGTGGAGAAGGCAATAGAGGATGCCAACTGGAATGCAGCATTCAATG GAATTTCAAACTGTGAGTTTCACAGTGGAAAGGCAGAGGTCGTGCTACCACAGCTCCTGTCGTCGTGGGAGGATGCCCGACCCCTCGTTGTTGTGGTGAACCCATCGCGGGCTGGGCTCC ATTACAGGGTTGTGCGAGCTATCCGGAACTGCAAGTCCATCCGAAGGCTGCTCTACATCTCCTGCAAGCCAGAGGGTGAAGCCATGAGGAACTTTCTTGA GCTGTGCTGCCCACCTGACCCAGGGAAGAAGCTGTCAGGAGAGCCATTTGTCCCCACGTTGGCTGTACCTTTTGACATGTTTCCTCATACTGTTCATTGTGAGCTGGTGCTTCTGTTCACCCGCTGA